A single genomic interval of Catenulispora sp. EB89 harbors:
- a CDS encoding DNA-binding response regulator, translated as MLCDAYRLFAEAFASALRQRGHDVVDVSFDPRGLADSGGKADICVVDFGPPTPDLAALADAANRRGTKVLALTTEQDAAPLHALITAGVDGLMSKRRTLEEIVAAIERLHAGAGYYDPVLVRHAVTTRRPGTESAAGRLTGALTPRELEVLRQLVSGASTGGMAAAMGISVTTVRSHTQAVLNKLGVNSRLQAAACAVSHGLVEPTV; from the coding sequence ATGCTCTGCGACGCGTATCGGCTGTTCGCTGAGGCGTTCGCATCGGCGTTGAGGCAGCGCGGTCATGATGTGGTCGACGTCAGCTTCGACCCGCGCGGCTTGGCGGACAGCGGCGGTAAAGCAGACATCTGCGTCGTGGACTTCGGGCCGCCGACGCCTGATCTGGCGGCGTTGGCGGACGCGGCGAACCGTCGCGGCACCAAGGTGCTGGCGCTGACCACGGAACAGGACGCCGCGCCGCTGCACGCGCTGATCACCGCGGGTGTGGACGGGCTGATGTCCAAGCGGCGCACGCTGGAGGAGATCGTTGCGGCGATAGAGCGCCTGCACGCCGGCGCCGGGTACTACGACCCGGTTCTGGTGCGGCACGCGGTGACGACGCGCCGGCCCGGGACGGAATCCGCGGCGGGCCGGCTGACCGGGGCGTTGACGCCGCGGGAGTTGGAGGTGCTGCGGCAGTTGGTGAGCGGGGCCTCGACCGGCGGGATGGCGGCGGCGATGGGGATTTCGGTGACGACGGTGCGGAGCCACACACAGGCGGTGTTGAACAAGCTGGGAGTGAACTCGCGGTTGCAGGCGGCGGCTTGTGCGGTGAGCCACGGGCTCGTCGAGCCGACCGTGTGA